The Daucus carota subsp. sativus chromosome 2, DH1 v3.0, whole genome shotgun sequence genome includes a window with the following:
- the LOC108208702 gene encoding calcium-dependent protein kinase, which yields MGGCFSKKEYQADGNGYRSAPTAYHTVTDQSYEKSSQRSQPQAQPQPQVQQTGPSLKPRQVHRPESNTILGKPFEDIRGKYTLGKELGRGQFGCVYQCTENSSGQLYACKSILKRKLVSKNDKEDIKREIQILQHLSGQPNIVEFKGVFEDRQSVHLVMELCAGGELFDRIIAQGHYSERAAATICRQIVNVVHVCHFMGVMHRDLKPENFLLSSKDKDAMLKATDFGLSVFIEEGKVYRNIVGSAYYVAPEVLRRSYGKEIDIWSAGVILYILLSGVPPFWAENEKGIFDAILEGVIDFESEPWPSVSNSAKDLVRKMLTQDPRRRITSAQVLDHPWMREGGEASDKPIDSAVLSRMKQFRAMNKLKQLALKVIAESLSEEEIKGLKSMFANMDTDKSGTITYEELKSGLARLGSKLSELEVQQLMDAADVDGNGTIDYLEFITATMHRHKLESYEHLYKAFQYFDKDNSGFITKDELESAMKEYGMGDEATIKDIISEVDSDNDGRINYDEFCAMMRSGTQQKGKLF from the exons ATGGGAGGCTGTTTCAGTAAGAAAGAGTATCAAGCAGATGGTAATGGGTATAGATCAGCTCCCACTGCTTACCATACTGTTACTGACCAAAGCTATGAAAAGTCATCCCAAAGGTCTCAGCCTCAGGCTCAGCCACAGCCTCAGGTTCAGCAAACAGGGCCTTCACTTAAGCCCAGGCAAGTTCATAGACCTGAGTCAAACACTATTTTAGGCAAGCCATTTGAAGATATTAGGGGTAAGTATACTCTTGGGAAAGAATTGGGCAGGGGTCAATTTGGTTGTGTATATCAATGTACTGAGAATTCAAGTGGTCAATTATATGCTTGTAAGTCTATTTTAAAGAGAAAGCTTGTTAGTAAGAATGATAAGGAGGATATAAAGAGGGAGATTCAGATTTTGCAGCATTTGAGTGGGCAACCAAATATTGTGGAGTTTAAAGGTGTTTTTGAGGATAGGCAATCTGTGCACCTTGTGATGGAACTTTGTGCTGGTGGGGAGTTGTTTGACAGGATTATAGCTCAAGGTCATTATTCGGAGAGAGCGGCTGCTACGATTTGTAGGCAGATTGTGAATGTTGTCCATGTTTGTCATTTTATGGGGGTGATGCATAGGGATCTTAAGCCTGAAAATTTCTTGCTTTCGAGTAAGGATAAAGATGCAATGCTGAAGGCGACTGATTTCGGGTTATCTGTCTTCATTGAAGAAG gaAAGGTATATCGTAATATAGTTGGTAGTGCTTACTATGTTGCTCCTGAAGTACTACGACGTAGTTATGGAAAGGAGATTGATATCTGGAGCGCTGGAGTTATTTTGTATATTCTACTTAGCGGGGTACCTCCATTTTGGGCAG agaATGAAAAAGGAATATTTGATGCAATACTGGAAGGAGTGATTGACTTTGAAAGTGAACCATGGCCATCAGTCTCAAACAGTGCAAAAGACCTTGTTAGAAAGATGCTGACACAGGATCCAAGGAGAAGGATTACTTCTGCACAAGTTCTTG ATCATCCCTGGATGAGAGAAGGCGGAGAAGCATCAGACAAGCCAATAGATAGTGCAGTCCTCTCTAGAATGAAGCAGTTCAGAGCAATGAACAAGCTCAAACAACTTGCACTTAAG GTCATCGCTGAAAGTCTATCCGAGGAAGAAATTAAAGGTCTTAAATCCATGTTTGCAAACATGGACACGGACAAAAGTGGTACAATCACTTATGAAGAATTGAAATCAGGTTTGGCACGGCTAGGCTCAAAGCTATCAGAACTGGAGGTCCAACAATTGATGGATGCT GCTGATGTAGATGGAAATGGTACAATTGACTACCTTGAATTTATTACTGCTACTATGCATAGGCACAAGCTTGAAAGTTATGAGCATCTATATAAAGCATTTCAGTATTTTGACAAGGATAATAGCGG CTTCATTACTAAAGATGAACTGGAATCTGCAATGAAAGAGTATGGAATGGGTGACGAAGCCACTATTAAGGACATAATCTCTGAAGTAGATTCAGATAAT GATGGAAGGATTAATTACGATGAGTTCTGTGCGATGATGAGAAGTGGCACACAACAGAAAGGGAAGCTTTTTTAG
- the LOC108206583 gene encoding protein S40-5, with product MAKGRKLTTSLSERLLGSYNYGQNHATVNAGPDLFEDDVWSAVDIVTGDDDDQLSNNPHVEWAPRANPETNRRVSIRSHMHGGNEGGHVGGLSHAFDDPGRTSSPRILHQIRGQEIVGSPRGRQFATSAPVNVPEWSKMWKPVESMHHDSDELDDGEFDKVPPHEYLARSRNSAAYSVFEGVGRTLKGRDMSRVRDAVWSQTGFDG from the coding sequence ATGGCTAAAGGTAGGAAACTCACCACCAGTCTCAGCGAACGTTTGTTGGGCAGCTACAATTACGGTCAAAACCATGCCACGGTCAACGCAGGCCCCGATTTATTCGAGGATGACGTGTGGTCCGCCGTCGACATAGTCACCGGAGACGACGACGATCAGCTGTCGAACAATCCTCACGTGGAGTGGGCCCCACGCGCTAACCCGGAGACCAACAGGCGCGTGAGTATTAGAAGCCATATGCATGGTGGTAATGAGGGCGGCCACGTGGGCGGGTTGTCTCATGCTTTTGATGATCCGGGTCGGACCAGTTCTCCTCGGATCCTGCACCAAATCCGTGGTCAGGAGATTGTCGGGTCGCCACGTGGACGACAGTTTGCCACGTCAGCGCCAGTCAACGTGCCTGAATGGTCAAAAATGTGGAAGCCAGTCGAGTCAATGCATCATGACTCGGACGAGTTAGATGATGGCGAGTTTGACAAGGTTCCCCCACACGAGTACTTGGCTCGGAGTCGAAACTCGGCTGCCTACTCAGTGTTTGAAGGTGTTGGGCGAACACTTAAAGGCAGAGACATGAGCCGAGTTCGAGATGCGGTGTGGAGTCAGACCGGATTCGATGGTTAA
- the LOC108208704 gene encoding uncharacterized protein LOC108208704 — MGNSCCRGEASSMVFPHIHSTERESLLGNIDDEQHAHREVKIKITKEKLEELLGKSELQGMSVEQVLSGLISASADHHHYYYTNDSLHDHVDLFHHRSWKPALQTIPEVN; from the coding sequence ATGGGAAACTCGTGTTGTAGAGGTGAAGCCTCATCGATGGTGTTTCCACACATTCATTCCACGGAAAGGGAGAGCTTATTGGGTAATATTGATGATGAGCAGCATGCACATAGAGAAGTCAAGATCAAGATCACTAAGGAGAAGCTCGAGGAACTGCTGGGTAAATCTGAGTTGCAAGGCATGTCTGTGGAGCAAGTGCTGTCGGGTTTGATAAGTGCCAGTGCTGATCATCATCACTATTATTATACTAATGATTCTCTCCATGATCATGTTGATTTGTTTCATCATCGTTCGTGGAAGCCTGCACTTCAAACTATCCCCGAGGTTAATTAA